In one window of Chloroflexota bacterium DNA:
- the queA gene encoding tRNA preQ1(34) S-adenosylmethionine ribosyltransferase-isomerase QueA, producing MNDPDPRRLRVDDFDYDLPIEAVAQTPAEPRDASRLLILDRAASRRGEPAVTQASFADIRNWLHPGDLLVVNDSRVLRARLRGRRSGGGAAEVLLLRPLPDGRWEALVRPSRRLRDGATVRLPTGDELVIGGWVGDGTRAVAFAREADTVMAEAGEMPLPPYITARDAPDERYQTVYAEPPGSAAAPTAGLHFTPALLDGLERAGINRAAVTLHVGLDTFQPLDGTYVDEHHIHREWYTAPPATLIALTAARERGARVVAVGTTTTRVLETLTRTGEPEGWTDLYLVPPHRFSALEALITNFHLPRSSLLLLVTAFVQDGLPGSTPLEARDTLLAAYHAALGSGYRFYSFGDAMLIV from the coding sequence GTGAACGATCCGGACCCTCGCCGCCTCCGCGTTGACGACTTTGACTACGACCTCCCGATCGAGGCCGTGGCCCAGACCCCGGCCGAGCCGCGGGACGCCAGCCGGCTCCTGATCCTCGATCGGGCGGCGTCGCGTCGCGGGGAGCCCGCGGTGACCCAGGCCAGCTTCGCGGACATTCGCAACTGGCTCCATCCCGGAGACCTGCTGGTCGTGAACGACAGCCGCGTCCTGCGAGCTCGGCTGCGGGGCCGGCGTTCCGGTGGGGGAGCGGCCGAAGTCCTCCTCCTGCGCCCGCTGCCTGATGGTCGCTGGGAGGCACTCGTCCGTCCGTCGCGTCGCCTGCGGGACGGTGCTACCGTGCGGCTCCCCACCGGAGATGAGCTCGTCATCGGCGGGTGGGTGGGGGATGGGACTCGGGCTGTCGCCTTCGCACGCGAGGCGGACACCGTCATGGCCGAGGCGGGCGAGATGCCACTCCCGCCATACATCACCGCGCGCGATGCCCCGGACGAGCGATATCAGACCGTCTATGCCGAGCCACCCGGCTCGGCCGCGGCGCCCACCGCCGGCCTCCACTTCACCCCTGCCCTCCTCGACGGGCTGGAGCGCGCTGGGATCAATCGGGCCGCGGTGACCCTCCACGTCGGGCTCGACACGTTCCAACCCCTGGACGGCACGTATGTCGACGAGCACCACATCCATCGCGAGTGGTACACGGCGCCACCGGCCACCCTCATCGCCCTCACCGCCGCCCGGGAACGGGGCGCGCGGGTCGTGGCCGTGGGCACGACGACCACCCGCGTCCTCGAGACGCTGACCCGAACCGGTGAGCCCGAGGGCTGGACGGACCTGTACCTGGTGCCGCCTCATCGGTTTTCCGCTCTCGAAGCGCTGATCACGAACTTCCATCTCCCGCGCAGCTCGCTCCTGCTCCTGGTCACGGCCTTCGTCCAGGACGGCTTGCCTGGCAGCACCCCACTCGAGGCACGCGACACGCTCCTCGCCGCCTACCACGCGGCGCTGGGGTCGGGCTATCGCTTCTACTCGTTCGGGGACGCCATGCTCATCGTCTAG
- the tgt gene encoding tRNA guanosine(34) transglycosylase Tgt yields the protein MPPPIQFSFKPGGVARARLGILETAHGTVDTPQFMPVGTQASVKAVTPTDLRATGTQILLANTYHLSLRPGEDRIARLGGLHRFMAWDGPILTDSGGFQVFSLGHLRTVDDDGVTFASHLDGSAQRLTPERAIEIQEALGSDIAMVLDHLVGSGSSTEAVRDAMERTHGWAGRSLEARSRADQAVFGIVQGGVDRSLRAESARAIAALPFEGIAIGGLSVGESKAEMADALEVVAGVLGDDPRPRYLMGVGAPDDFFVAIEHGVDLFDCVLPTRLARHGQLWTSHGRLRLGNAALLDDPQPVDDVCACETCRDYSRAYLAHLFRAGELLVHRLTSVHNLTYTLDLMRAIRQGLRDGGYQALRNRVTSQFAAPSDDPQSTGNGPIQAHSETDLASDPRLDE from the coding sequence GTGCCGCCGCCGATCCAGTTCAGCTTCAAGCCGGGTGGCGTGGCCCGTGCCCGGCTGGGGATCTTGGAGACAGCCCACGGGACCGTCGACACGCCCCAGTTCATGCCGGTCGGCACCCAGGCCAGCGTGAAAGCGGTCACCCCCACCGACCTGCGAGCGACCGGGACGCAGATCCTGCTCGCCAACACGTACCACCTGTCGCTACGGCCGGGCGAGGATCGGATCGCGCGCCTGGGCGGCCTGCATCGGTTCATGGCCTGGGATGGACCGATCCTGACCGATTCCGGCGGGTTTCAGGTGTTCAGTCTGGGTCACCTCCGAACGGTCGATGACGATGGCGTGACCTTCGCCTCGCACCTGGACGGATCGGCGCAGCGGCTGACGCCCGAGCGCGCCATCGAGATCCAGGAGGCGCTGGGGAGCGACATTGCCATGGTCCTCGATCACCTCGTCGGATCCGGCTCTTCGACCGAAGCCGTCCGGGATGCGATGGAGCGCACCCATGGATGGGCCGGCCGCTCACTCGAGGCCCGCAGTCGGGCGGACCAGGCCGTGTTCGGGATCGTGCAGGGCGGCGTTGACCGCAGCTTGCGGGCCGAATCCGCGCGAGCCATCGCCGCCTTGCCGTTCGAAGGCATCGCCATCGGCGGCTTGTCGGTGGGGGAGTCGAAAGCCGAGATGGCAGACGCGCTGGAGGTCGTGGCCGGCGTCCTGGGCGACGATCCGCGCCCGCGCTACCTGATGGGGGTGGGGGCGCCGGACGACTTCTTCGTGGCCATCGAGCACGGGGTGGACCTGTTCGACTGCGTTCTGCCCACCCGCCTGGCTCGCCACGGCCAGCTGTGGACCTCCCACGGGCGCCTCCGGCTGGGCAACGCGGCCCTGCTGGACGACCCGCAGCCGGTGGACGACGTATGCGCGTGCGAGACCTGCCGGGATTACTCGCGGGCCTACCTCGCGCACCTGTTCCGGGCCGGCGAGCTGCTCGTCCATCGGCTCACCTCGGTCCACAACCTCACCTATACTCTCGACCTGATGCGGGCCATCCGCCAGGGGCTCCGCGATGGCGGTTATCAGGCCCTTCGCAACCGCGTGACGAGCCAGTTCGCCGCTCCGAGCGACGACCCGCAATCGACTGGTAATGGACCGATACAGGCCCACTCCGAGACTGACCTTGCCTCGGACCCCCGCCTGGACGAGTGA
- the recA gene encoding recombinase RecA, translated as MDATAAAPKTQANGERARAVDAAILQIEKQFGQGSIMRLGDTGAKMAVDVIPTGSIALDLATGVGGVPRGRITEIFGPESSGKTTLGYHIAANAQRAGGIVAFIDAEHALDPTYARNLGVNVDELLVSQPDTGEQALEIAETLIRSNGVDAVIVDSVAALVPRAEIEGEMGDSFVGLQARLMSQALRKLTGAVSRSNTALIFTNQLREKIGVMFGNPETTPGGRALKFYASIRLDIRRIETLKNGTDAFGSRTRVKVVKNKVASPFRVAEFDIIYNEGISREGGLLDVGIASGVLSKTGAWFNYGDTRLGQGRENSREFLKANPRMAETIEDEIRGRVATITVRGPAPEAESETGDGLSGA; from the coding sequence ATGGACGCCACCGCGGCCGCCCCCAAGACTCAGGCCAACGGCGAGCGCGCCCGCGCGGTCGACGCCGCCATCCTCCAGATCGAAAAGCAGTTCGGGCAGGGCTCGATCATGCGTCTCGGGGACACGGGTGCCAAGATGGCCGTGGATGTCATCCCCACCGGGTCCATTGCGCTGGACCTGGCGACCGGCGTGGGCGGCGTCCCGCGCGGCCGGATCACCGAGATCTTCGGCCCCGAATCGAGCGGCAAGACGACGCTGGGCTACCACATCGCGGCCAACGCCCAGCGGGCGGGCGGGATCGTGGCCTTCATCGACGCCGAGCACGCCCTGGATCCCACTTACGCCCGCAACCTGGGCGTCAACGTCGATGAGCTGCTGGTCAGCCAGCCGGACACCGGGGAGCAGGCGCTCGAGATCGCCGAGACCCTGATCCGCAGCAACGGGGTGGACGCCGTGATCGTCGACTCGGTGGCTGCCCTGGTGCCCCGGGCCGAGATCGAGGGCGAGATGGGGGACTCGTTCGTCGGCCTCCAGGCGCGCCTCATGAGCCAGGCGCTGCGCAAGCTGACCGGTGCGGTGAGCCGCTCGAACACGGCCCTGATCTTCACCAACCAGCTGCGCGAGAAGATCGGCGTCATGTTCGGCAACCCGGAGACGACCCCGGGCGGGCGAGCCCTGAAGTTCTACGCCTCCATCCGGCTGGACATTCGGCGCATCGAGACTCTCAAGAACGGGACCGATGCGTTCGGCAGCCGGACCCGGGTGAAGGTCGTCAAGAACAAGGTCGCTTCGCCATTCCGGGTCGCCGAGTTCGACATCATCTACAACGAGGGCATCAGCCGCGAGGGGGGGCTGCTGGACGTTGGCATCGCGTCCGGGGTGCTGTCCAAGACCGGCGCCTGGTTCAACTACGGCGACACCCGCCTGGGGCAGGGTCGCGAGAACTCCCGCGAGTTCCTGAAGGCCAACCCGCGCATGGCCGAAACGATCGAGGACGAGATTCGCGGTCGGGTGGCAACCATCACGGTCCGCGGCCCCGCGCCCGAGGCAGAGTCCGAGACGGGAGACGGCCTGAGCGGAGCGTGA
- a CDS encoding regulatory protein RecX — protein sequence MSGARAKKAAREPRPPPDAEQAFEIAGRFLGTRPRSHWEVEQRLRRAGAADGVVRAALNRLARLGLVDDVAFARWWVEQRDRHAPRGRMALESELRAKRVPAAVIDTLRTDTAGDPALSEEERAAAALERHLRGRPFPEDGRALQRLGMFLVRRGFGPATARAVLRQRGAAESTKDLGTPGGDGSLHTGG from the coding sequence GTGAGCGGCGCCAGGGCAAAGAAGGCGGCCCGTGAGCCGCGCCCGCCACCCGACGCTGAGCAAGCTTTCGAGATTGCGGGTCGCTTCCTCGGAACGCGTCCGCGCTCGCACTGGGAGGTCGAGCAGCGGCTACGTCGCGCGGGCGCCGCGGACGGCGTCGTCCGCGCCGCCCTGAACCGGCTGGCGCGCCTCGGCCTGGTGGACGATGTCGCCTTCGCCCGGTGGTGGGTGGAGCAGCGCGACCGCCATGCGCCCCGCGGCCGGATGGCACTCGAGAGCGAGCTGCGCGCCAAGCGCGTTCCGGCCGCGGTCATCGACACGCTCCGGACCGACACCGCAGGCGACCCCGCGCTGAGCGAGGAGGAGCGCGCAGCGGCGGCGCTCGAACGGCACCTCCGCGGGCGACCGTTCCCCGAGGATGGCCGCGCCCTGCAGCGGCTCGGCATGTTCCTCGTCCGCCGCGGCTTCGGCCCGGCCACCGCCCGGGCCGTGCTCCGTCAGCGCGGTGCCGCCGAAAGTACCAAGGACCTCGGTACTCCCGGAGGGGATGGGTCTCTCCACACGGGAGGGTAG
- a CDS encoding S8 family serine peptidase, whose product MPATTRGGRVLGRVAILLGVSWEYFKSGDTPRVRRPLLPRPHRFATVLASVGVLVSAVAPAASLGAAYDPATDPYSMANTTSWIGAASWWQAGYTGAGIDVAVIDTGVSPVEGLATPGKVLYGPDLSLESQAPHLRNLDTNGHGTFTAGLIAGKDSGLQQPYAAASPSLYRGMAPDARIVSIKVGVADGGVDVSQVIAAIDWVVQNRNSDGLNIRVLNIAYGTNTTQSYLVDPLAYATEQAWKHGIVVVAAAGNSGYQRGSGAPGLANPAYDPYTIAVGGSDSMGTSALWDDTIASYSAVAANGNTRKPDVVAFGSHMQGLRVPNSYLDMTYPGGIIDSRYFRGSGTSQSAAITSGAVALILQKYPAMPPDQVRAFLSANAVSLSVTPRLQGKGEIDLQPMLSASLPLGFGTWDVASTGVGSLELSRGTDHVTDDGVILTGEQDIFGHAFDA is encoded by the coding sequence ATGCCCGCCACGACACGTGGCGGCCGCGTCCTTGGGCGCGTGGCCATCCTGCTTGGCGTGTCGTGGGAGTACTTCAAGTCTGGGGACACGCCCCGCGTGCGCCGCCCGTTGCTCCCCCGACCACATCGCTTCGCGACAGTCCTGGCCAGCGTCGGTGTGCTCGTTTCAGCCGTGGCTCCCGCCGCGTCCCTGGGCGCGGCCTACGATCCAGCCACCGATCCGTACTCGATGGCGAACACCACCAGCTGGATCGGTGCCGCCTCCTGGTGGCAGGCCGGATACACGGGGGCAGGAATCGATGTCGCGGTCATCGACACCGGCGTCAGCCCGGTCGAGGGACTCGCGACCCCCGGCAAAGTCCTGTACGGCCCTGATCTCTCCCTCGAGTCGCAGGCACCCCATCTCCGGAACCTCGACACCAATGGACACGGCACGTTCACGGCCGGTCTCATCGCCGGGAAGGATTCCGGGCTTCAACAGCCGTACGCCGCCGCCTCGCCATCGCTCTACCGCGGAATGGCGCCCGATGCCCGAATCGTGAGTATCAAGGTCGGCGTGGCCGATGGGGGGGTGGACGTCTCGCAGGTGATCGCGGCCATCGACTGGGTGGTCCAGAACCGTAACTCCGACGGGCTGAACATCCGCGTCCTCAACATCGCCTATGGGACGAACACGACACAGTCATATCTCGTTGACCCTCTCGCCTACGCCACGGAGCAGGCCTGGAAGCATGGCATCGTGGTCGTCGCGGCCGCCGGCAACAGCGGCTATCAGCGAGGATCTGGTGCACCAGGCCTCGCGAACCCTGCCTACGACCCATACACGATCGCAGTCGGCGGGTCGGATTCGATGGGCACGTCGGCCCTGTGGGACGACACGATTGCCAGCTACTCGGCGGTCGCGGCCAATGGGAACACGCGGAAGCCTGACGTCGTCGCATTCGGGTCGCACATGCAGGGACTGCGGGTCCCGAACTCGTATCTCGACATGACCTACCCGGGCGGGATCATCGACAGCCGCTACTTCCGGGGCAGTGGGACCAGCCAGTCAGCCGCGATCACCTCCGGAGCGGTGGCCCTCATTCTCCAGAAGTATCCGGCGATGCCGCCAGATCAGGTGCGTGCGTTCCTGAGCGCAAACGCGGTTTCACTGAGCGTCACTCCACGACTCCAGGGCAAGGGCGAGATCGACCTCCAGCCGATGCTGAGCGCGTCTCTTCCTTTGGGCTTCGGCACCTGGGACGTTGCCTCCACCGGCGTCGGATCCCTCGAGCTGTCTCGCGGTACCGACCACGTGACGGACGACGGCGTGATTCTCACCGGAGAGCAGGACATCTTCGGGCACGCATTCGACGC
- a CDS encoding EAL domain-containing protein codes for MFAVAAALTVSEGSLGFRKLRQMLGVSSVVAATNTSVALLGVIIVIAEPRAAWLLVVPVATLFFGYRAFIGARQQHESLELLYESTRILQRTPELDSALVQLLYHSRTMFRAERAEIVIFPSDPSDEYLVTSVADDRTAIMAPGDPSIWKPLHRHLADDGKAFLLNSTALELGEGREVRDAMIAPLGADGGIVGAMVVTNRLGDVTTFTAEDLRLYATVASHAGTALENGQLERSLTKLSVLQDELKHQAFHDGLTKLANRSLFRENVDARLAATVHGGRSVVMFVDLDDFKFVNDTYGHEAGDAMLIEVARRLNLCTRGSDLTARLGGDEFAILVDDGAALSNAERVAQRIADSIGQPFVLGDIQTHMTASIGIAAGSQGDSAEDLLRQADVAMYSAKAAGKGRWAIYKASMLKSVRSRHDAGKELRRAVDLGEFELRYQPVVSLESGAILGAEALLRWNHPTRGEVEPDDFIAAAEEGAIIVPIGRWVLDEACRQAARWGSSDESAAPWIAVNLSARQLLHPTLPDDVRGAIARSGLMPDRLVLEVTESVLLHDAEAAIAVIGELRALGIRVALDDFGTGYSSLSYLHRFPIDILKIASGFVGVGDPSDARWILTEAIISLGKALGLQVVAEGVERRDQVQRLKAAGCELAQGFFFARPLHPDTLATQFARDLAQRLGSDRMEQSIAPSAA; via the coding sequence GTGTTCGCGGTGGCCGCCGCTCTCACCGTTTCGGAGGGCAGCCTGGGATTCCGCAAGCTGCGGCAGATGTTGGGCGTTTCATCGGTCGTCGCCGCCACGAATACGAGCGTTGCCTTACTGGGGGTCATCATCGTCATTGCCGAACCACGAGCGGCGTGGCTTCTGGTGGTCCCCGTCGCGACGCTCTTCTTTGGTTACCGCGCCTTCATTGGAGCGCGACAGCAGCACGAATCATTGGAGCTGCTCTACGAGTCGACCCGCATCCTGCAACGCACCCCGGAGCTTGACTCGGCGCTCGTTCAGCTCCTGTACCACAGTCGAACCATGTTCCGCGCAGAGCGAGCGGAAATCGTCATCTTCCCGTCGGATCCATCGGACGAGTATCTCGTCACGTCGGTGGCAGATGACCGGACGGCCATCATGGCCCCGGGCGATCCATCGATCTGGAAACCACTGCACCGGCACCTGGCAGATGATGGAAAGGCGTTCCTCCTCAACTCAACCGCCCTCGAATTGGGCGAAGGACGGGAGGTCCGGGACGCCATGATCGCACCTCTCGGCGCCGATGGCGGCATTGTCGGCGCTATGGTGGTGACCAACCGGCTGGGTGACGTCACCACCTTCACGGCCGAGGATCTTCGTCTGTATGCCACCGTAGCCAGCCATGCCGGAACGGCATTGGAGAACGGGCAGCTGGAGCGCTCGCTGACGAAGCTCTCCGTGCTCCAGGACGAGCTCAAGCACCAGGCGTTCCATGACGGCTTGACGAAGCTGGCTAACCGTAGTCTTTTCCGAGAGAACGTCGATGCGCGGCTGGCGGCGACCGTCCACGGCGGGCGGTCCGTGGTGATGTTCGTGGACCTGGACGACTTCAAGTTCGTGAACGACACGTACGGCCACGAAGCGGGGGATGCCATGCTCATCGAGGTCGCGAGGAGGCTCAATCTGTGCACGCGCGGGTCCGATCTCACTGCCCGCCTCGGGGGGGATGAGTTCGCCATCCTGGTGGACGACGGCGCTGCCCTGTCGAACGCCGAGCGGGTTGCGCAGAGGATTGCAGACTCCATCGGGCAGCCGTTCGTGCTGGGAGACATCCAGACGCATATGACCGCGAGCATCGGCATCGCGGCGGGATCGCAGGGCGACTCCGCTGAGGATCTCCTGCGCCAGGCCGACGTGGCCATGTACAGCGCCAAAGCGGCGGGCAAGGGTCGCTGGGCGATTTACAAGGCCTCGATGCTGAAGAGTGTTCGTTCGCGGCACGACGCTGGGAAGGAGCTCCGCCGTGCGGTCGACCTTGGGGAGTTCGAGCTACGTTATCAGCCCGTCGTCTCCTTGGAGTCTGGTGCGATCCTCGGCGCCGAGGCGTTGCTCCGATGGAATCACCCGACGCGAGGCGAGGTCGAGCCTGACGATTTCATCGCGGCCGCAGAGGAAGGCGCGATCATTGTGCCAATCGGGCGATGGGTGCTCGATGAAGCTTGCCGGCAAGCCGCGCGCTGGGGATCCAGCGATGAATCCGCGGCACCTTGGATTGCCGTCAACCTGTCCGCACGGCAGCTTCTGCATCCTACGCTGCCTGATGACGTACGCGGCGCAATCGCCAGATCCGGTTTGATGCCCGACCGTCTGGTACTGGAGGTTACTGAGAGCGTCCTGCTCCACGACGCGGAAGCCGCCATTGCGGTCATCGGCGAACTGCGGGCACTCGGGATCCGGGTGGCCCTTGACGACTTTGGTACCGGATACTCATCGCTCAGCTATCTGCACCGTTTCCCGATCGACATCCTGAAGATCGCATCGGGTTTCGTCGGTGTGGGCGACCCCAGCGACGCGCGCTGGATCCTGACTGAGGCGATCATTTCGCTCGGCAAGGCACTCGGCCTCCAGGTGGTCGCGGAAGGTGTCGAGCGTCGCGACCAAGTCCAACGCTTGAAGGCCGCTGGCTGCGAGCTGGCCCAGGGTTTCTTCTTCGCGCGACCGCTTCATCCGGACACCCTCGCAACGCAGTTCGCGCGTGATCTGGCTCAGCGCCTTGGCTCAGACCGCATGGAGCAATCCATAGCACCCAGCGCCGCATAG
- a CDS encoding TIGR03560 family F420-dependent LLM class oxidoreductase, whose translation MRFALMTEPQQGLSYADILAAARAAESAGLEAFFRSDHYRGFPGPPDQPSTDAWATLAGLARETTTIRIGALVSPVTFRVPGNLAKVVATVDEMSGGRLDVGIGAGWNAEEHAALGIPFPSLRERYDRLEEALAIVHGLWTEPDGWGFDGRHWQVRDALFRPRPTFSGRRHPHLILGGDGGPRQARLVATYADEFNRSSATPERVRDSFGRVRAACAAIGRDPDEVVYSAMVGVLVAESEGELRERVAAQLAAFGADAGADATAWLAERRDRWILGTPDQAAARIRELEVAGAQRIMLQDFLPRDLDMIALLGRLASA comes from the coding sequence ATGCGTTTCGCCCTCATGACCGAGCCCCAGCAGGGGCTCAGCTACGCCGACATCCTGGCCGCGGCCCGCGCGGCGGAGTCGGCGGGCCTGGAAGCCTTCTTCCGCTCGGACCACTACCGCGGCTTCCCCGGCCCGCCCGACCAGCCGAGCACCGACGCGTGGGCCACGCTGGCCGGACTCGCCCGCGAGACGACGACCATCCGGATCGGCGCGCTCGTGTCCCCGGTCACCTTCCGTGTCCCTGGCAACCTTGCCAAGGTCGTGGCCACCGTGGACGAGATGAGCGGCGGGCGGCTCGACGTCGGCATCGGGGCCGGCTGGAACGCGGAGGAGCACGCCGCGCTCGGCATTCCGTTTCCGTCCCTGCGCGAGCGCTACGACCGTCTGGAGGAGGCGCTTGCCATCGTCCACGGCCTGTGGACCGAGCCGGACGGCTGGGGATTCGACGGCCGTCACTGGCAAGTCCGCGACGCCCTGTTCCGCCCGCGCCCCACGTTCTCGGGACGGCGCCATCCCCATCTCATCCTGGGCGGCGACGGCGGGCCGCGCCAGGCGCGCCTGGTGGCAACCTACGCCGACGAGTTCAACCGGTCGTCCGCGACGCCGGAGCGGGTGCGGGACTCGTTCGGCCGCGTCCGCGCCGCCTGCGCGGCCATCGGTCGCGACCCGGACGAGGTCGTGTACTCAGCCATGGTCGGCGTGCTGGTGGCCGAGTCGGAGGGCGAGCTGCGCGAACGCGTGGCCGCTCAACTGGCGGCCTTCGGTGCGGATGCCGGCGCCGATGCCACGGCCTGGCTGGCCGAGCGGCGCGATCGGTGGATTCTCGGGACGCCGGACCAGGCGGCCGCGCGAATCCGCGAGCTGGAGGTCGCCGGGGCCCAGCGGATCATGCTCCAGGACTTCCTCCCCCGTGACCTGGACATGATCGCGCTCCTGGGACGCCTCGCTTCGGCCTGA
- the rny gene encoding ribonuclease Y, translating to MPDSMAVGAIALIAGILGLIAGYVVRRLLTATKVRNAESYAERLVADARTKQKEIILEGKDEVLQVQRAAEEEARQRRTDLQRQERLLLDRSEGVDRKAESLERREAQAEERVGELDAEKVRLAALRAQQLTSLEHIGGLSASEARQALIRDIEEEAQAEAAHRVREIERHATEDGEERSRRILTTVMQRMAADHTSEATVTVVHLPNDEMKGRIIGREGRNIRALEQATGVDLIIDDTPEAVVLSGFDPVRREVARMALAKLIADGRIHPGRIEETVAKCRLEIEVVMRQAGEQAAYDAAVPGLHAELIRLLGRLKYRTSYGQNVLNHCIETSRLAAMLAAELGANVAEAKKGGLLHDIGKAVDHEVEGPHAQIGADIAARFGVLATVCNAIAAHHQEVEQESIEATVVQIADAISASRPGARGEALDSYIKRLDDLQQIALSFPGVERCYAIQAGREVRILVHPGEIDDSASSRLARDVVRKIEEQLQYPGQIKVTVIRETRAVDYAR from the coding sequence ATGCCCGACTCCATGGCCGTGGGCGCCATTGCGCTCATCGCCGGCATCCTCGGCTTGATCGCCGGCTACGTCGTGCGTCGCCTGCTGACGGCCACCAAGGTCCGAAACGCGGAGTCGTACGCCGAGCGCCTGGTCGCCGACGCGCGGACCAAGCAGAAGGAGATCATCCTCGAGGGCAAGGACGAAGTGCTCCAGGTCCAGCGGGCGGCCGAGGAGGAAGCCCGCCAGCGGCGAACCGATCTGCAGCGCCAGGAACGGCTCTTGCTGGACCGATCCGAGGGCGTGGATCGCAAGGCCGAGTCCCTCGAGCGCCGCGAGGCGCAGGCCGAGGAGCGGGTTGGGGAGCTGGACGCCGAGAAGGTCCGCCTGGCGGCCCTCCGCGCCCAGCAGCTGACGTCGCTGGAGCACATTGGCGGCCTGTCCGCCTCCGAGGCCCGACAGGCGCTGATCCGCGACATCGAGGAGGAAGCGCAGGCCGAGGCCGCCCATCGCGTTCGGGAGATCGAGCGACACGCCACCGAGGACGGTGAAGAGCGGTCGCGGCGGATCCTGACCACCGTCATGCAGCGCATGGCGGCCGACCACACCTCGGAAGCGACCGTGACCGTCGTCCATCTCCCCAACGACGAGATGAAGGGCCGCATCATCGGCCGCGAGGGCCGCAACATCCGGGCCCTGGAGCAGGCCACCGGGGTCGACCTCATCATCGACGACACCCCCGAGGCGGTTGTCCTGTCCGGCTTCGACCCGGTGCGCCGGGAAGTGGCCCGCATGGCGCTCGCTAAGCTCATTGCCGACGGCCGGATCCACCCCGGTCGGATCGAGGAGACCGTCGCCAAGTGTCGCCTGGAGATCGAGGTCGTCATGCGCCAGGCCGGGGAGCAGGCCGCCTACGACGCGGCCGTGCCGGGCCTGCATGCCGAGCTCATCCGCCTCCTCGGCCGCCTGAAATACCGGACCAGCTACGGCCAGAACGTCCTGAACCACTGCATCGAGACCTCGCGCCTGGCCGCGATGCTGGCCGCCGAGCTGGGCGCCAACGTGGCCGAGGCCAAGAAGGGCGGCCTGCTGCACGACATCGGCAAGGCGGTCGACCACGAGGTCGAGGGGCCGCATGCGCAGATCGGCGCCGACATCGCGGCGCGCTTCGGCGTCCTGGCGACGGTCTGCAACGCTATCGCCGCCCACCACCAGGAGGTCGAGCAGGAGTCGATCGAGGCCACCGTGGTCCAGATCGCGGACGCCATCAGCGCTTCCCGCCCCGGGGCCCGAGGCGAGGCCCTGGACAGCTACATCAAGCGCCTCGACGACCTCCAGCAGATCGCGCTCAGCTTCCCGGGGGTCGAGCGCTGCTATGCCATCCAGGCCGGTCGCGAGGTGCGCATCCTGGTCCATCCCGGCGAAATCGACGACAGCGCCTCGTCGCGGCTGGCGCGAGATGTGGTGCGCAAGATCGAGGAGCAGCTCCAGTACCCCGGCCAGATCAAGGTCACCGTCATCCGCGAGACGCGCGCCGTGGATTACGCCCGATGA
- a CDS encoding TIGR00282 family metallophosphoesterase: MTDRAARMRCLVIGDIIGKPGRLAIEHALPDLRAELDLDMVIANGENVAAGAGLTPSLAEELLSSGIDVLTSGNHIWDKREIYDYLDTDRPVLRPANYPDDAPGRGWLIHRLADGEPVAVINLMGRVFMNQLDSPFTLADALLDGAAEPLPALRFVDFHCEITSEKNAMGWHLDGRVTAVVGTHTHVPTADARVLPEGTAYISDVGMTGPRDSVIGFRLDTVLPRFLRHLPTRFEVAEGPVSLNAALIEADRQTGKAISISLVQRLVEV, from the coding sequence ATGACCGATCGCGCCGCGCGGATGCGGTGCCTGGTCATCGGCGACATCATCGGCAAGCCCGGCCGGCTGGCCATCGAGCACGCCCTGCCGGACCTCCGCGCTGAGCTGGACCTGGACATGGTCATCGCGAATGGCGAGAACGTGGCCGCCGGCGCCGGGCTGACCCCGTCCCTGGCCGAAGAGCTGCTGAGCTCGGGGATCGACGTCCTGACCAGTGGCAACCACATCTGGGACAAGCGCGAGATCTACGATTACCTCGACACCGATCGGCCCGTGCTGCGCCCGGCCAACTACCCCGACGACGCGCCGGGACGGGGCTGGCTGATCCACCGCCTGGCGGACGGGGAGCCGGTGGCGGTCATCAACCTCATGGGCCGGGTATTCATGAACCAGCTCGACTCGCCGTTCACCCTGGCCGACGCTCTCCTGGATGGGGCGGCCGAGCCGCTGCCGGCCCTGCGCTTCGTCGACTTCCACTGCGAGATCACCTCCGAAAAGAACGCCATGGGCTGGCACCTCGACGGGCGCGTCACGGCCGTGGTCGGCACCCACACCCACGTCCCGACCGCCGATGCGCGGGTCCTGCCCGAGGGCACCGCCTACATCAGCGACGTCGGCATGACCGGTCCCCGCGACTCGGTCATCGGCTTCCGGCTGGACACCGTCCTGCCTCGCTTCCTCCGCCACCTGCCCACTCGGTTCGAGGTCGCGGAGGGCCCGGTGAGCCTCAACGCGGCCCTGATCGAGGCCGATCGGCAGACCGGTAAGGCGATCAGCATCAGCCTTGTCCAGCGCCTGGTCGAGGTCTGA